The following coding sequences lie in one Panicum virgatum strain AP13 chromosome 6N, P.virgatum_v5, whole genome shotgun sequence genomic window:
- the LOC120678927 gene encoding 60S ribosomal protein L10a-like, whose protein sequence is MSKLQSEALKDAISQIVGDAKEKNRKFTETVELQIGLKNYDPQKDKRFSGSVKLPHIPRPKMKVCMLGDAQHVEEAEKIGLDYMDVEALKKMNKNKKLVKKLAKKYHAFLASEAIIKQIPRLLGPGLNKAGKFPTLVTHQESLESKVNETKATVKFQLKKVLCMGVAVGNLSMEEKQIQQNIQMSVNFLVSLLKKNWQNVRCLYIKSTMGKPYRVF, encoded by the exons TAAGTTGCAATCAGAGGCCCTCAAGGATGCCATCTCCCAGATCGTTGGGGATGCCAAGGAGAAGAATAGGAAGTTCACCGAGACCGTTGAGCTTCAGATTGGTCTGAAGAACTACGACCCGCAGAAGGACAAGCGTTTCAGTGGCTCTGTTAAGCTGCCTCACATCCCCCGCCCAAAGATGAAGGTGTGCATGCTTGGTGATGCCCAGCACGTTGAGGAG GCTGAGAAGATTGGACTTGACTACATGGATGTTGAGGCGCTCAAGAAaatgaacaagaacaagaagcttgtcAAGAAGCTTGCCAAGAAGTACCATGCTTTCTTAGCATCAGAGGCCATCATCAAGCAGATTCCCCGTCTCCTTGGTCCTGGTCTCAACAAGGCAG GCAAGTTCCCTACACTGGTTACCCACCAGGAGTCTCTTGAATCCAAAGTGAATGAGACAAAAGCTACAGTCAAGTTCCAGTTGAAGAAAGTTCTTTGCATGGGTGTTGCTGTGGGTAACCTGTCCATGGAGGAGAAGCAGATCCAGCAGAACATCCAGATGAGCGTCAACTTCCTTGTGTCCCTTCTGAAGAAGAACTGGCAGAAT GTGAGATGCCTGTACATCAAGAGCACCATGGGGAAGCCATACAGGGTGTTCTAA
- the LOC120678237 gene encoding translation initiation factor IF-2-like produces the protein MADRANGGATTERSGSHGHMATESSEDTSPRPGEAPKGGQSPGRREQVATTDPGCPTATENAPTGAREGAQTPVPTRRGARPEAATGAGREVDAGPVRDAARPKRTATPAPKPQQQGHATAPTGASSGGPAPSLRRGHAGQSERR, from the coding sequence ATGGCCGACAGAGCAAACGGCGGCGCAACCACAGAGCGGAGCGGCAGCCACGGCCACATGGCCACCGAGAGCAGCGAGGACACGTCCCCACGCCCAGGCGAAGCACCAAAGGGCGGCCAGTCCCCCGGCCGGAGGGAGCAGGTGGCGACGACGGACCCCGGCTGCCCAACAGCAACAGAGAATGCCCCCACCGGTGCCCGCGAGGGAGCGCAGACTCCGGTTCCCACGAGGAGGGGCGCACGCCCGGAAGCGGCAACCGGAGCAGGGCGAGAAGTAGACGCAGGGCCGGTCAGGGATGCGGCGAGGCCGAAGCGGACGGCCACCCCAGCGCCCAAGCCCCAGCAGCAAGGCCACGCGACCGCGCCGACCGGGGCGAGCAGCGGTGGCCCCGCCCCGTCCCTGCGGCGCGGCCACGCGGGCCAGAGCGAGCGGCGGTGA